Proteins encoded within one genomic window of Phototrophicus methaneseepsis:
- a CDS encoding leucine-rich repeat domain-containing protein: protein MRRRSIYFIILLYIGLVNSIAASAQENAADGEIIARQRITQAIESDATSLDLSRLGLASLPPTLAEATSLKRLSLSYNHLQTLPPEIGTLTNLVWLSVDNNDLTSLPPEIGQLSRLEVLHLRYNDIASLPPEFAQLTHLQTLSLGSNQLTTLPAGLTALAQLQLLDLSNNQFADMPSVIFSLSNLQHLNLHNNHISSVSPQISALTHLWRLDVGANDLSSLPDETAQLMHLQAINLSSNQFRHLPYWLLDLPELQTVLVAGNPLITPPGFVLAEGMKGIRLYLETERSLMAILPLLIGSTVAILAALVAIIWLIARIWRRRRVNRSASIR, encoded by the coding sequence ATGCGACGTCGTTCGATCTATTTCATCATCTTGCTGTATATTGGCCTGGTGAACAGCATAGCCGCTTCTGCGCAAGAGAATGCAGCAGATGGCGAAATCATCGCTCGCCAGCGTATCACTCAAGCCATCGAAAGTGACGCAACCTCGCTAGATTTAAGCCGCCTGGGTTTGGCGAGCCTACCGCCCACACTCGCCGAAGCAACAAGCCTCAAGCGCCTTTCACTGTCGTATAACCATCTGCAAACGCTGCCGCCAGAAATCGGGACGCTGACTAACCTCGTCTGGCTGAGTGTCGATAATAATGACCTCACCAGCCTACCCCCAGAAATCGGCCAGCTCAGCCGATTGGAAGTGCTGCATCTACGTTATAACGACATCGCCAGCCTGCCACCGGAATTCGCCCAACTGACGCATCTACAAACGCTCAGCCTGGGCAGCAACCAGCTCACCACATTACCGGCGGGCTTAACAGCACTAGCGCAGTTGCAATTACTCGACCTGAGCAATAACCAGTTCGCGGATATGCCATCTGTGATCTTCTCACTGAGCAACTTACAACATCTCAACCTGCATAATAATCACATCAGCAGCGTATCGCCCCAGATTAGCGCTTTAACCCACTTATGGCGGCTGGATGTTGGCGCAAATGACCTCAGCAGCCTGCCAGACGAAACAGCTCAATTGATGCATTTACAGGCTATCAACCTGAGCAGCAATCAGTTCCGGCATCTCCCTTACTGGTTGCTGGACCTACCAGAATTGCAAACCGTGTTGGTGGCGGGTAATCCGCTCATCACGCCGCCGGGATTCGTCCTGGCGGAAGGCATGAAGGGCATCCGGCTGTATCTTGAGACAGAACGCAGCCTCATGGCTATCCTGCCTCTATTGATTGGCAGCACAGTCGCCATACTCGCCGCGCTGGTCGCCATCATCTGGCTCATTGCACGCATCTGGCGGCGCAGACGTGTAAACCGCTCCGCATCCATCCGGTAA
- a CDS encoding DUF3267 domain-containing protein, whose protein sequence is MRVIALSLLTTAPAGYRTHDYSVSIAQLPSWVIWLSVVLMVFPALVYLLIYGWDATWGNLSILALLVEFVVLIVAHELVHAIGWKFASGLPWAKFRFGILWQGLAPYCHAIEPMSLQAYRIGAILPLFITGVLPWLVALVVGDTSLAIVGALLISGAVGDIYVIWTLRALPASVLVQDHTSRVGCVVYMPTDESPQGDDLLGG, encoded by the coding sequence ATGAGAGTGATTGCTTTGTCACTTCTGACGACTGCCCCGGCTGGCTATCGTACGCATGACTATTCGGTTTCGATTGCGCAGTTGCCCTCATGGGTGATCTGGCTTAGCGTGGTGCTGATGGTCTTCCCCGCGTTGGTCTATCTTCTCATCTATGGGTGGGATGCCACATGGGGGAACCTGTCGATTTTAGCGCTGTTGGTGGAATTCGTCGTGCTCATTGTTGCGCATGAGCTGGTGCACGCGATCGGTTGGAAGTTCGCCAGCGGCCTCCCCTGGGCGAAGTTCCGGTTTGGGATTTTGTGGCAGGGCCTGGCCCCTTACTGCCATGCGATTGAGCCTATGTCGCTGCAAGCTTATCGAATCGGCGCGATTCTGCCCCTGTTTATCACAGGGGTGTTGCCATGGTTGGTGGCGCTGGTTGTGGGGGATACTTCTCTCGCAATCGTCGGGGCTTTGCTTATTTCCGGGGCGGTGGGTGATATTTACGTCATCTGGACCTTAAGAGCGCTGCCTGCATCCGTCCTGGTACAGGACCACACCAGCCGGGTGGGTTGTGTGGTTTATATGCCGACGGATGAAAGCCCGCAAGGGGATGACCTCTTGGGTGGCTGA
- a CDS encoding phage tail protein: protein MPPVATNIDSLIANEFSVELDGEEVTGIFGVSGLVSFQLGEDGQRVWPAFTVSKMVQRDPQGAFNKWLQETQSGSKPTRDLSIVAVDDGVATRRWTAKNAYIQSVHYSDFNEASFEMVAELVEIGYESMTEEFLLNE, encoded by the coding sequence ATGCCACCTGTTGCGACGAATATCGATAGTTTGATCGCGAATGAATTTTCGGTTGAGCTTGATGGAGAAGAAGTTACGGGCATTTTTGGCGTGAGCGGCCTCGTCAGCTTTCAATTGGGCGAGGATGGTCAGCGCGTGTGGCCTGCCTTCACGGTTAGCAAGATGGTCCAGAGGGACCCTCAAGGCGCCTTTAATAAATGGCTGCAAGAGACGCAATCTGGCAGTAAGCCGACGCGTGACCTGTCTATTGTCGCCGTTGATGATGGTGTTGCGACACGTCGCTGGACAGCTAAAAATGCTTATATTCAATCCGTCCACTATTCGGACTTCAACGAAGCCTCCTTTGAGATGGTGGCGGAATTGGTCGAAATTGGCTACGAAAGCATGACGGAAGAATTCTTGCTGAACGAGTAA
- a CDS encoding TIR domain-containing protein encodes MNDSAEYYDEMDEYEPIEGYCFHCRESVEIEDAMPVWTRRGQPATRGSCPICAGTVFRMGKTELHKEQNRPEAIVLEGESTKRNHPKLARDTVYINYAADDEEAAQRIASDLEKSGLAVWLHDHSAEDVNWSSGVHPALKDCSRMVYVLSSNALGDEQVMNAWQFFRGQRKPIVIAQLEQVDPPDPIRRSPRYDVAGDYKSEFRQMLGMLSA; translated from the coding sequence ATGAATGACAGCGCCGAATATTATGACGAGATGGACGAGTATGAACCGATAGAAGGCTACTGCTTTCATTGTCGGGAATCCGTCGAAATTGAAGATGCCATGCCCGTCTGGACTCGTCGCGGCCAGCCTGCGACGCGTGGCTCATGCCCTATCTGTGCCGGGACGGTATTCCGTATGGGCAAAACGGAGCTGCATAAAGAGCAAAATCGCCCGGAAGCCATCGTCCTAGAAGGCGAGAGCACCAAACGCAATCATCCTAAATTGGCGCGGGATACGGTTTATATCAACTATGCCGCCGATGATGAAGAAGCCGCCCAGCGCATCGCCAGCGATCTTGAAAAGAGTGGGCTGGCCGTCTGGCTGCATGACCACAGCGCGGAAGATGTCAATTGGTCCAGCGGCGTGCACCCGGCACTCAAGGACTGCTCGCGCATGGTCTATGTGCTTTCCAGCAATGCCCTTGGCGATGAGCAGGTCATGAATGCGTGGCAGTTCTTCCGTGGGCAACGCAAACCCATCGTCATCGCTCAATTAGAACAGGTTGACCCACCGGACCCTATCCGCCGCAGTCCGCGTTATGATGTCGCTGGCGACTATAAAAGCGAATTCCGGCAAATGCTTGGCATGCTCAGCGCCTAA
- a CDS encoding MmcQ/YjbR family DNA-binding protein, translated as MDTTFREDVKEQLDDVLLGIPGVSGGKAFGFPAYKVGRKVFCFVGGNGIGIKLPEEKVSQLIESNDGMNPYVPETGTVWKSWVSIELGNAEDYAEYRALYEESAQFVGNGA; from the coding sequence ATGGATACGACTTTTCGTGAAGATGTCAAAGAGCAATTAGATGATGTTTTGTTGGGCATCCCTGGCGTCAGTGGGGGCAAAGCATTTGGCTTCCCTGCTTATAAAGTGGGCCGTAAGGTCTTCTGCTTCGTTGGCGGCAATGGCATCGGGATTAAATTACCAGAAGAAAAAGTAAGCCAACTCATTGAATCCAATGATGGCATGAACCCTTACGTACCGGAAACGGGTACCGTCTGGAAGTCCTGGGTATCAATTGAACTTGGTAACGCGGAAGACTATGCAGAATACCGTGCCCTTTATGAAGAATCTGCTCAATTCGTCGGTAACGGCGCCTAA
- a CDS encoding GNAT family N-acetyltransferase, which produces MQPIEFRIRPPITNEELNPLFSTAWAKHTWADFDPVLKRSLLYVCAYDGDKLVGFVYVAWDGGVHGFILDTTVHADYQRRGIGVELVKRAVEASRGQGIEWIHVDYEPHLEHFYTQCGFKHTLAGLINLKRPWDGF; this is translated from the coding sequence ATGCAGCCTATCGAATTTAGAATTAGGCCACCCATTACCAACGAAGAACTCAATCCATTGTTTTCAACAGCCTGGGCTAAGCATACCTGGGCTGATTTTGACCCTGTCTTAAAACGCAGCCTGCTTTACGTCTGCGCCTATGATGGTGATAAGCTGGTTGGTTTTGTCTATGTGGCGTGGGATGGCGGTGTGCATGGGTTCATTCTGGATACGACTGTTCACGCGGATTATCAGCGGCGTGGTATCGGCGTTGAGTTGGTCAAACGCGCTGTGGAAGCCTCACGCGGTCAGGGTATTGAATGGATCCATGTCGATTATGAGCCACACTTAGAGCACTTTTATACACAATGCGGCTTCAAGCATACGCTCGCAGGGCTTATAAACCTCAAACGCCCCTGGGATGGATTTTAG
- a CDS encoding TrpB-like pyridoxal phosphate-dependent enzyme has product MSDQVIRFDLPQTEIPHQWYNVQADLPRPLPPVLHPGTHQPVGPDDLAPLFPMALIMQEVSQEPAIDIPEEVREIYKLWRPTPLLRARRLEKALDTPAHIYYKYEGVSPSGSHKLNTATAQAYYNKKEGVRGLTTETGAGQWGTALSQACNFFDMDCIVYMVKISYQQKPYRRAIMQTFGASVTASPSETTEAGRSILRKHPESTGSLGIAISEAVEVAATSQGRYKYALGSVLNHVLLHQTVIGQECLKQMEMAGEYPDVVIGPTGGGSNFAGIALPFLRENLRSGKKTRLLGIEPAACPSLTRGKYAYDFGDTMGMTPLVKMYTLGHDFVPPPLHAGGLRYHGMGSIVCEMYDQGLMEAIAIQQLETFSAALTFARAEGIVPAPEAAHGIAGAIREAMAAKDAGEKRVILFNLCGHGHFDMSAYDAYLGDQLSDYDFPQAEIDAAMATLPQL; this is encoded by the coding sequence ATGTCTGATCAAGTTATTCGTTTTGATTTACCTCAGACAGAAATCCCACACCAGTGGTACAACGTGCAGGCAGATCTACCCAGACCGCTGCCCCCCGTCCTGCATCCTGGCACGCATCAACCTGTCGGCCCGGATGACTTGGCTCCCCTTTTCCCGATGGCGCTCATCATGCAGGAAGTCAGCCAGGAGCCAGCTATCGACATCCCGGAAGAAGTGCGAGAAATTTATAAATTATGGCGTCCAACACCGCTGTTACGGGCGCGCCGACTTGAAAAAGCGCTCGATACCCCGGCGCATATTTATTACAAGTACGAAGGTGTCTCGCCCAGTGGCAGCCACAAACTGAACACAGCCACGGCGCAGGCTTATTACAATAAAAAAGAAGGGGTTCGCGGCCTGACGACAGAAACAGGCGCAGGCCAATGGGGGACGGCACTCTCGCAAGCGTGCAATTTCTTCGATATGGATTGCATCGTCTATATGGTCAAGATCAGCTATCAGCAAAAACCCTATCGCCGCGCCATTATGCAGACGTTTGGGGCCAGTGTGACCGCCAGCCCCAGCGAAACAACGGAAGCGGGGCGGTCCATCCTCCGCAAACACCCTGAAAGTACCGGGTCGCTAGGGATCGCCATCAGCGAAGCCGTTGAAGTCGCCGCGACGAGCCAGGGCCGCTATAAATACGCGCTCGGCAGCGTGCTCAACCATGTGCTGCTGCACCAGACGGTCATCGGGCAGGAGTGCCTCAAGCAAATGGAGATGGCTGGCGAATACCCGGATGTCGTCATCGGGCCGACAGGTGGCGGCAGCAACTTCGCAGGGATTGCACTGCCCTTCCTACGAGAGAACTTGCGCAGTGGCAAGAAAACCCGCCTGCTCGGCATCGAGCCAGCCGCCTGCCCCAGCCTGACGCGCGGTAAATACGCCTATGATTTCGGCGATACGATGGGGATGACGCCCCTCGTCAAGATGTATACACTCGGTCATGACTTCGTGCCACCGCCGCTGCATGCGGGTGGGCTGCGCTATCATGGCATGGGGTCCATCGTTTGCGAAATGTACGATCAGGGCTTGATGGAAGCAATAGCTATCCAGCAGCTAGAGACCTTCAGTGCAGCGCTTACCTTTGCCCGTGCAGAAGGCATCGTCCCCGCGCCGGAAGCAGCGCATGGCATCGCCGGAGCCATCCGAGAAGCCATGGCTGCCAAAGATGCCGGAGAAAAGCGCGTTATTCTGTTTAACCTGTGTGGGCATGGTCATTTCGATATGAGTGCCTATGACGCCTACCTGGGTGATCAACTCAGTGATTATGACTTCCCCCAGGCGGAAATTGACGCAGCCATGGCAACCCTGCCACAACTTTAA
- a CDS encoding LysE family translocator yields MLTDFILPAISLALSATLIPGPLQAYLLNITLRYGWRHGFLVTLAPILVDAPIIVLVVFILGQLPEGVIQLIRLAGGALLLYIAWGAYQQMRAGASFNQPGVDATDDNNPRQIIGTAMLMNALSPGPWLFWATVNGPLLLSAIEQSPLHALAFLAAFYGTFVGSLNILVLIFSRLGSLSPGITRMILGFTVVLLLYFGTALIAEALSLAALHQQISLIAAVLGLLWLGWYTWRSRTPS; encoded by the coding sequence GTGCTGACAGATTTTATCCTACCGGCGATCAGCCTGGCGCTGAGTGCAACGCTCATCCCCGGTCCCCTACAAGCTTATCTATTGAACATCACCCTGCGCTATGGGTGGCGGCACGGCTTCCTCGTCACACTGGCACCCATCCTTGTCGATGCGCCGATTATTGTGTTGGTGGTCTTCATCCTGGGCCAATTGCCAGAAGGCGTTATCCAGCTCATCCGGCTGGCAGGTGGCGCTTTGCTGCTCTATATTGCCTGGGGCGCTTACCAGCAGATGCGCGCCGGGGCGAGCTTTAACCAGCCGGGCGTCGATGCCACAGACGATAACAACCCACGGCAAATCATCGGCACAGCCATGCTGATGAATGCCCTCAGTCCCGGCCCATGGTTATTCTGGGCCACGGTGAATGGGCCGCTGCTGCTCAGCGCGATAGAGCAAAGCCCATTACACGCGCTGGCGTTCCTGGCCGCGTTTTATGGGACCTTTGTCGGCAGCCTGAATATTCTCGTACTGATCTTCAGCCGTTTAGGCAGCCTGAGCCCCGGCATTACGCGCATGATCTTAGGGTTTACGGTCGTGCTGCTGCTTTACTTCGGCACAGCGCTCATTGCAGAAGCGCTCTCCTTGGCGGCACTGCATCAACAAATCAGCCTGATTGCCGCTGTGCTTGGCCTGTTGTGGCTTGGCTGGTACACATGGCGAAGCCGCACCCCGTCTTAG
- a CDS encoding site-2 protease family protein has product MITKQAQCRLDGLLMHQHTPAPDNLHDTMRAYGTVPELLSDVMHIERIESPDPALLSREDQTILARGASELVAMVIGRLKGDSAELYIRLDEKLAPLDAFALFRPYEEDDQSKHIVYVASGRAPMPRPLARWLPALLFLVTIFSVLYTGMTIAAGELGLTDPQAAAQIVADPIMNLWRGLPYALAILAILVPHEMGHWLTMRHYRIPASLPYFIPAFGLSPFGTFGAAILLRGTLRNRRVLFDLGASGPLAGLIVAVPILLIGLATSPTVPMQPGGYLEGNSLLYAGAKILTFGRFLPDGQTDVMLNQLAWAGWTGLFVTALNLIPLGQLDGGHVLYALIGKRARQLFWPVLLIMTFLALFVSTAWIAFALMLVLVGRYYAVPLDDVTPLNPARRVLGIVTLVIFVLVFIPNPIYVAGEPSGVLGAFMMVPYMTAFTGMLLALPEMLAHAKLQHTP; this is encoded by the coding sequence ATGATAACGAAACAAGCTCAATGCCGTTTGGATGGATTGCTCATGCACCAGCATACGCCCGCCCCTGATAACCTTCATGACACAATGCGTGCTTATGGCACAGTGCCGGAGCTTCTTAGCGATGTGATGCATATTGAACGCATCGAATCGCCAGATCCTGCGCTGCTCAGCCGGGAGGACCAGACTATTCTGGCACGAGGTGCCAGCGAACTGGTCGCCATGGTCATTGGTCGCCTCAAGGGTGATTCTGCTGAATTATATATACGCCTAGATGAAAAGCTTGCGCCCCTGGATGCTTTTGCCTTGTTCCGCCCCTATGAGGAAGACGACCAGAGCAAACACATCGTCTATGTCGCATCTGGTCGTGCACCCATGCCAAGACCGTTGGCGCGATGGCTGCCTGCGCTGCTCTTCCTGGTGACGATCTTCAGCGTGCTTTATACCGGTATGACAATCGCGGCGGGGGAGCTTGGCCTGACAGACCCACAGGCTGCTGCGCAGATTGTCGCTGACCCCATCATGAACCTGTGGCGCGGCTTACCTTATGCCCTGGCGATTTTGGCGATTTTGGTGCCGCATGAGATGGGCCACTGGCTGACGATGCGTCACTATCGTATCCCGGCTTCGCTGCCCTATTTTATCCCCGCCTTTGGCTTGAGCCCGTTTGGTACCTTCGGAGCGGCCATTTTACTGCGCGGCACGCTGCGTAATCGGCGCGTCCTCTTTGATTTGGGGGCCTCCGGGCCGTTAGCGGGCCTTATCGTCGCTGTGCCTATCTTGCTCATTGGCTTAGCGACCTCCCCAACGGTGCCGATGCAGCCAGGTGGCTATTTAGAAGGCAATTCGCTGTTGTATGCCGGAGCGAAGATCCTGACCTTTGGCCGCTTTTTGCCAGATGGGCAAACGGATGTGATGCTCAATCAACTCGCATGGGCGGGTTGGACGGGCCTGTTTGTCACAGCGTTGAATCTCATCCCGCTGGGGCAGCTTGATGGTGGGCATGTTCTATATGCGCTCATTGGTAAACGGGCGCGACAACTATTCTGGCCTGTGCTGCTTATTATGACGTTTTTGGCGCTGTTCGTCTCCACAGCCTGGATTGCCTTCGCGCTGATGTTGGTGCTTGTCGGGCGTTATTATGCGGTGCCGCTGGATGATGTGACGCCCTTAAACCCGGCTCGTCGCGTGTTAGGCATTGTGACGCTGGTGATATTTGTCCTTGTCTTCATCCCGAACCCGATTTACGTAGCTGGCGAGCCAAGCGGCGTGCTAGGGGCATTTATGATGGTGCCTTATATGACGGCCTTCACGGGCATGTTGTTGGCTCTGCCTGAGATGCTGGCCCATGCCAAATTGCAGCATACACCCTGA
- a CDS encoding alpha/beta hydrolase has product MIRRWMIVACLMASLTLVGIVYAQDEASDVHAPPPTPEAIQLEPTRVVIDATDGLNLVGDFYVVDPARPTVLLLHELYTNRTSWQPMIGLLLGGGYNVLNVDLRGFGETRGDINWNQAIDDVVVWLNWLRTEGGVADSLSTMGSSIGSTLALRGCSADPACRTAIAISPGWSYYGVSLAPSLEEEFGERAALILYSQNDRWPALAVPQIEEVASEAIVLQAYPGNAHGMKFLAASHQTLVPLILDWLAQHGG; this is encoded by the coding sequence ATGATACGTCGCTGGATGATAGTCGCATGCCTCATGGCGAGTTTGACACTCGTGGGTATTGTTTATGCTCAGGATGAAGCTAGCGACGTGCATGCACCACCGCCCACCCCAGAAGCGATCCAACTAGAGCCAACCCGTGTCGTGATTGATGCTACGGATGGGTTGAATCTCGTGGGTGATTTTTATGTCGTAGACCCTGCGCGCCCAACTGTCTTGCTGTTGCATGAACTTTATACCAATCGCACAAGCTGGCAGCCGATGATCGGCTTGCTGCTTGGTGGTGGTTACAATGTTCTGAATGTGGATTTACGCGGCTTTGGGGAAACGCGCGGCGACATTAACTGGAATCAGGCGATTGATGATGTGGTGGTGTGGTTGAACTGGCTTCGTACAGAAGGCGGCGTCGCGGATTCACTCTCAACGATGGGCAGCAGCATTGGCTCTACACTGGCTCTACGCGGCTGCTCAGCAGACCCGGCCTGCCGGACAGCTATCGCAATTTCCCCAGGCTGGTCCTACTATGGGGTGAGCCTCGCGCCATCGCTGGAAGAAGAATTTGGTGAGCGTGCTGCCTTGATCCTCTATTCGCAGAATGACCGCTGGCCCGCGCTGGCAGTCCCCCAGATTGAAGAAGTCGCCAGTGAAGCCATTGTCCTGCAAGCCTACCCGGGTAATGCGCATGGTATGAAGTTCCTGGCTGCATCGCATCAGACGCTGGTGCCGCTCATCCTCGATTGGTTGGCTCAACATGGTGGTTAG
- a CDS encoding glycosyltransferase family 2 protein: protein MMHPAFQVKKEDLAATDLTLAVIVPCYNEAENIAEVLRRVQAVELADEIIVVDDGSTDGSRNILHELQEQDIPNLRIIYHEENKGKGAALVTGFAAAESDIILIQDADFEYDPREYPILLKPIYEGITPVVYGSRFLGGPRKAMNFWNMVANKLLTLATNVLYNAILSDMETCYKVFRRELIEDVIIHARGFDFEPEFTAKILKQGVRIYEVPISYNGREWDEGKKIKWTDAPIALWTLVKYRFVD from the coding sequence ATGATGCATCCGGCATTCCAGGTGAAGAAAGAAGATTTAGCAGCAACGGATTTAACCCTTGCAGTGATTGTGCCGTGCTATAACGAGGCGGAGAACATCGCGGAGGTTTTGCGGCGTGTCCAGGCTGTTGAGCTTGCAGATGAGATTATCGTTGTCGATGATGGCTCGACGGATGGCTCTCGTAATATTTTGCATGAACTGCAAGAACAAGACATTCCAAACCTGCGCATCATCTACCACGAGGAAAATAAGGGGAAAGGTGCCGCGCTGGTAACGGGCTTCGCCGCTGCGGAAAGTGACATCATCCTGATACAGGATGCGGATTTTGAGTATGATCCGCGTGAGTACCCCATTTTGCTCAAACCGATCTACGAAGGTATTACGCCGGTTGTCTATGGCTCGCGCTTTTTAGGGGGGCCTCGCAAAGCAATGAACTTCTGGAATATGGTCGCCAATAAGCTGCTGACCCTGGCGACAAATGTCCTCTATAACGCGATCCTCAGCGATATGGAAACCTGCTATAAGGTGTTCCGCCGTGAGTTGATCGAAGATGTGATTATTCATGCGCGCGGCTTTGACTTTGAGCCGGAATTTACGGCAAAAATCCTCAAGCAGGGCGTGCGCATCTACGAAGTGCCGATTAGCTATAATGGGCGCGAATGGGACGAGGGCAAGAAGATTAAATGGACGGATGCCCCCATTGCCTTGTGGACGCTGGTCAAATATCGCTTTGTAGATTAA
- a CDS encoding YwiC-like family protein — MPVTNSMVTKKSQQQSKAINHRSIALPSEHGAWGFLLEPLLMGMMLAPSAAGVWLCVTIFAIFLIHQPLKVALKPSRKSGIRTRVAWRYVLVYTLIALIGFALTIRTDNQSGIFLVPFLLAVPLMLVQAWYDAHGQSRALIAELCGSAALGAAVTALVLLAGWGIAPAFALWGLLLARTIPSIIYVRARLRRQRGQTIALSPTIGLHGLALLLVALLAGFSLLPWLSVPAIGILMGRAWYGLQNTQKVRASRIGMAEMAYGLLVIGLTVLGYIFNA, encoded by the coding sequence ATGCCCGTTACGAACTCTATGGTTACGAAAAAATCGCAACAACAATCTAAAGCGATCAATCATCGTTCGATTGCACTCCCATCGGAGCATGGAGCCTGGGGCTTTTTGCTAGAACCCTTATTGATGGGCATGATGCTAGCACCGTCCGCGGCAGGGGTCTGGCTGTGTGTGACGATATTTGCGATCTTCCTCATCCACCAACCCCTCAAGGTCGCCTTGAAGCCGTCACGCAAGTCTGGCATACGAACCCGGGTCGCATGGCGTTATGTGCTGGTTTATACCCTCATCGCCCTGATTGGCTTTGCGCTCACAATCCGCACAGACAATCAATCGGGGATCTTTCTGGTGCCGTTTTTGTTGGCAGTTCCCTTAATGCTGGTCCAGGCATGGTATGACGCCCACGGTCAAAGCCGCGCCCTGATCGCAGAATTGTGTGGTTCCGCCGCGCTAGGCGCTGCTGTTACGGCATTGGTCCTCTTAGCGGGTTGGGGAATAGCCCCGGCCTTTGCCTTATGGGGCCTCCTGCTGGCGCGGACAATCCCATCTATCATCTATGTGCGCGCAAGGCTGCGCCGTCAGCGTGGCCAGACAATCGCGCTCAGTCCAACGATAGGGCTACATGGTCTCGCCTTGTTACTCGTTGCCCTGCTGGCCGGGTTCAGCCTGCTACCCTGGTTAAGCGTCCCCGCAATAGGCATCCTGATGGGACGGGCCTGGTATGGCCTGCAAAACACACAAAAAGTCAGGGCAAGCCGCATCGGCATGGCAGAGATGGCCTATGGCTTGCTCGTCATCGGCCTGACGGTGTTGGGTTACATATTCAACGCCTGA
- a CDS encoding AEC family transporter, whose translation MLLNLLDIMLTVIAPIFLIIGISWVISKRFKPEPQTLSSFLIYMFTPALVFRGIYQTEISGAEVGSIAIVILSVMGIMAGLGIAYSRLRGFEPRMEGAFVLSILLFNAANYGIPLNTFAFGPEGEQIAILIYVINTGIGNILGIFFASRGQGSIRDALVNILKVPITYAAIAGFIANMMRNSNPDFALPATLERAINIAAEGSIPGMLALLGLQLSRVQLRGRIRPIFIAASLRLMVAPFIAVGLALLVGLTGVSFNVAVVQASMPTAVLASALATQFHSDAEFTSAVTFVSTLLSVITLSMIILLLKGGA comes from the coding sequence ATGCTGCTCAATCTCCTCGACATCATGCTGACGGTGATCGCCCCGATCTTCCTCATTATCGGTATCAGTTGGGTTATCTCGAAACGCTTTAAGCCAGAGCCCCAAACATTATCTTCCTTCCTGATCTATATGTTTACGCCTGCGCTGGTCTTCCGGGGTATCTACCAGACGGAAATCAGCGGGGCGGAAGTCGGCAGCATCGCCATCGTGATCCTAAGTGTAATGGGCATCATGGCCGGCCTTGGGATCGCTTATTCACGCCTCCGGGGCTTTGAGCCTCGTATGGAAGGGGCTTTTGTCCTGAGCATCCTCCTGTTCAATGCGGCTAATTACGGCATCCCGCTGAATACCTTTGCCTTCGGCCCAGAAGGTGAACAGATCGCTATCCTGATCTATGTCATCAATACGGGAATTGGCAACATCCTGGGTATTTTCTTCGCCTCTCGCGGTCAAGGATCAATCCGCGATGCTCTAGTGAACATCCTCAAAGTACCGATCACTTATGCAGCCATTGCCGGGTTTATCGCCAATATGATGCGCAACAGCAACCCAGATTTTGCCCTGCCTGCGACGCTCGAACGGGCTATCAACATCGCTGCGGAAGGGTCCATCCCTGGGATGCTGGCTTTATTGGGCTTGCAACTCAGCCGTGTGCAACTGCGCGGGCGGATTCGTCCTATCTTCATTGCCGCCAGCCTGCGCCTGATGGTCGCGCCGTTTATCGCCGTCGGGCTGGCGCTGCTAGTTGGCCTCACGGGTGTGAGCTTCAATGTTGCGGTGGTGCAGGCCAGTATGCCAACCGCTGTGCTGGCAAGCGCCCTGGCGACTCAATTCCATAGCGACGCAGAATTTACCTCAGCGGTCACCTTCGTCAGCACCTTGTTGAGCGTGATAACCCTTAGCATGATCATTTTGTTGTTAAAAGGCGGTGCTTAA